Proteins encoded within one genomic window of Lampris incognitus isolate fLamInc1 chromosome 1, fLamInc1.hap2, whole genome shotgun sequence:
- the LOC130125217 gene encoding serine protease 23: MCRVAVEKVFAVIGMATHRNPLSAHLSSLLALYLLLPVSLSLLPPPHHHHHTVHVPSLVPHAPLPLARSRFSARTQLDFTTHCNSSCFRRREWENEKEQLNEKLAFETLYADGSRTLTSVDVESDEELEGTTPAPSAHLPSTGGRRVFSRRKRVRRQIYGADGRFNIRGDHFLLDYPFSTAVRISTGCTGVLVSQRHVLTAAHCVHDGRDYVKGARKLRVGFLTPPSVINGTRAGQIPSKKPLVRWVRVKRTRVPKGWIQGPQEASMDFDYALLELRWPHRRPFMRLSVAPSAEDLAGKRIHFSGFDSDRPGELVYRFCPVEDESNDLIYQHCDARPGASGSGVYGRVWDNALERWERKVIGIFSGHQWLEIDGENRDYNVAVRFTPLKFAQICYWVHGNRLDCDQD; this comes from the exons ATGTGTAGAGTTGCGGTTGAGAAAG TGTTTGCTGTCATCGGCATGGCGACGCATCGGAACCCCCTCTCGGCTCATCTCTCCTCCCTGCTGGCCCTCTATCTCCTGCTGCCCGTCTCGCTGTCGCTGCTGCCGcctcctcaccaccaccaccacaccgtcCACGTCCCCTCGCTGGTGCCCCACGCGCCCTTGCCGCTCGCGCGCTCGCGGTTCAGCGCTCGAACGCAGCTGGACTTCACCACTCACTGTAACTCCAGCTGCTTCCGCAGAAGAGAGTGGGAGAACGAGAAGGAGCAGCTGAATGAGAAACTGGCCTTTGAGACCTTGTACGCCGACGGCTCCCGCACACTGACCTCCGTGGATGTGGAGAGTGACGAGGAGCTCGAGGGCACCACCCCCGCCCCTTCCGCCCATCTTCCGTCGACGGGGGGGCGAAGAGTCTTCTCCAGACGCAAGCGGGTGAGGCGGCAGATCTACGGTGCCGACGGGCGCTTCAACATCCGAGGCGACCACTTCCTGTTGGACTACCCTTTTTCCACGGCCGTGCGGATCTCCACCGGGTGCACCGGCGTCCTCGTGTCTCAGCGGCACGTCCTAACGGCTGCCCATTGTGTGCACGACGGGAGGGATTATGTCAAGGGGGCTCGCAAGCTCAGGGTGGGCTTCCTGACACCTCCCTCGGTCATTAATGGCACTAGGGCAGGCCAGATCCCCTCCAAGAAGCCCCTGGTACGCTGGGTGAGGGTGAAACGCACTAGGGTCCCAAAGGGCTGGATCCAAGGCCCGCAGGAGGCCAGCATGGACTTCGACTACGCCCTCCTGGAGTTGCGCTGGCCCCACCGCCGCCCCTTCATGCGGCTGTCCGTGGCCCCCTCCGCCGAGGATCTGGCAGGGAAACGCATCCACTTCTCCGGTTTTGACAGCGATAGGCCCGGTGAACTGGTTTACCGCTTCTGCCCCGTGGAGGATGAGTCCAATGATCTTATATACCAGCACTGTGATGCCAGACCTGGAGCCAGTGGATCTGGGGTGTACGGTCGGGTTTGGGACAATGCCCTGGAGCGCTGGGAGAGGAAGGTCATCGGCATTTTCTCCGGACACCAGTGGTTGGAGATAGATGGGGAGAATCGGGATTACAACGTGGCCGTGCGCTTCACTCCGCTCAAGTTTGCTCAGATCTGTTACTGGGTACATGGGAACCGACTAGACTGTGACCAGGACTGA